The nucleotide sequence TAATAAGAGCATTCAGAGGATAGAGAAATAATGCACGAACCCCCACCAGCTGTTTCTTGCGAGTGGCTTCCCATTCTCTCACCAGGTCATCCAGGATCGGTATCAGAAAACATTCTGTTTTACCACTGGCCGTACCGGTACTTACAATCACAGAGCGTGCGGGATTCTCTTTCAATGCCTGCCATGCTGCAATCTGATGTTTATAAGGCCGTTCCGTCCTCGGGAAGCGGCGTTCGGCGTGATCTTTCGGTGGGGCATCAAGCAAATTAATCAACGTCGGATGAAGGAAATCGATATCACTGAGTATATCCGCGTTTTTTTCATATTCGAAAAGTGATTCGAATACAGGTTGACTCAGCAAACTCGCATCTTTACCAGGCAGTGCCTCAAAGTTTCTTAACAGGAACTGCCGTAAGGCATCATTTGATGGATTTTTATCACTGATCGTGGCACGAGCCGTCTGCTCTCTGAGTCTCGTCATTAGGGATAAAAAATAACTGTCACTCATACCTCTACCTTTTCTTCCATTACAAAACATCTGTGATTTTGTGTAAGTCGACGCCCCGCTAGAATCTGCATCGCGATCACATTCGCCCGATCAAACCAGACTGGATCAACACTGCGAAGCTCTTTCAGTTTCATGATGATGAGTGGGGGTAACGGAAAATCATGAACTGAATATGCTGCAGCGATGGCAGGCGCATTCAGGACTTCCCATTGATTAGAATGTCCATCACTAATTTCTATATCTGAAATAACCCCCCTGACTCGCTCTGGAATCCGCAAGTCCACTTGTGGCCAAACAGTTCGCGTATCATATAAATCATGGTCAGCAATAAGTCGACTACGTTCCTGCTGCAGTCGCTCCAGCAACGAGTCTTGTTCATTCACCATCAAGTCCTTTATATTTATATTTTGCGGAGGGATTTTGAAACCTGATATATGCAAACATGAATTGATACAGACACCCCCACCCCAGCGCAGAGCAAGATCCTGAGAAAAGCCCTCTATTTTACTTTCGATAATCTGGCTAGACATATCTGCTTCAAGTGAATCTAGCTGCTGAAGCAGTAGTTCGACATGACACCTCAGTGCAGTCACCCATGATCGAACTGGCACTGTTGCCCAGAGAAACGGTAATTCTTCAAGTCGCTGCCATAGCCAGGAAAGTCGATGCATTCGGATCGCCAGCATGGCTGTCGCATCAGAGTTCCTGATAAGACTCGAAATAGCCTCATATGTAGTAAGAGGGAGACGTTGATTTGATTTTATCAGTGAATCAATCCGTGCCCAACCAGGATGACCTGAGTCACAAGCAATTCTGTTTACGAAGGCTTCCCACTCAAATCTGCGAACATCGTGACTTAATGTGTTTAATGCCGTGTCAAACTGATCCGAAGGTTCTGCATCTTCCACTCGTATCGGATCAATTAAATTAAGATTTACCGAAACTCTGAGTGGTCTGAGACAACGAAATTCATTGATCCAGGCTACCACCAGATAAATCCCCGTCCCCAGCATTTCATGAGATAACTTCCACTTCGCCTCTCCAATTCTTTGAACGGCAGCTGTTTCTATGACCGCATCAGGTTGCCCCAGTGGTGAGACATCAATCCGAATATCTTCTCCAGAAATCCGAAGATCTTGCAATGTCTGTTCACTCACAAAAACCTCTGTGCAATCTGGTTGAGTCCCTGTTTCTGAGTAATCATTTGGCTCTTTCTCGAGCCAGCCTGGATAACGCGCAACTTTAAAAGAAAACAGGTCGATTGAGGATGGTGGACGTTCAAGCCGTATCTCAACGCTTCCATCTGGATCATCTGATTGTGCTAGGATCCCCTGAATGATTTCCTGTACCGATGAGAGTGCAAACTCTTGCGTGCCAGTATTTCTGAACTCTGTAGGTTTACCTAAGAAGCGATGTCGGGATCGTTCTATGAGGATTAAATCCTGACTCTTAGGAGTGAGGATGCGTAAAAATAGACCATCGAGCTGATCCATGGGAATCGGAAGGTTTTTTGAAATGGCCAAACCAGCAGCGTTAACGATATATATGCCATCTGTTGGACATGTCGCCTGTAAATATGACCGCACGCCGTTATGAAAATGAATCGAGATCGGAATTGTTACTGGCCGATCGCTCCCTGAGCATAACGTAACATGCAGTTGGGTGACTGACTTCTGACTCTCGACTTGCGTTTCTACACCTGAAATCTCACCTGGAAACACAGCAGCCATGCCAAGATTTTTTAATTCAATTGTCCCTTTGTTATTACGCCTTGGACGGATTCGATAACTGAAGCCATCAGGTAGAAGCGTTAAACGGGTCTGAAAAATCGTTTCATGATTCCGCACTGCCCGCAAAGAGACATCTCCGACGCAATTCGAGGAAAGATTCTGCCAGGTATTACCTGTCCCTTTCCATTCGATCATGTGTTGGGGAACATCCGAGACAGTTCCCGAGCTATTGACCGGATACTCTATAATCTCAGGTATTCCATACCAAAAGCTTGATCCGTTCGGCCCCAACGTTCCACCACGCCCCCTCAATTTAAAAATAGATGTCGCCTCTTCTTCTGCCCTTGAACAAATCCGAACATCATTCCCATCCTGACACAGACACAACTCTCCACTCAATCTCATAACGATCCGATTATCATCCGAATTCGAGTCAATCAGAACTTCCATTTCAGGCGAACCGACCCATGTGACTCCTGGAGGAATCGCTACAAGCACAGTCGAATATCGCGTCTTTACTGAGCCAACTCCGATCAGTTCAGCTGGATCCGCATCAGAAAACACCCATGGCGATTCAGGAAGTGCTTCACCACCAGGTACGACAATAGATGAAACTTGACGGTTGCCAGCAGTCACCACCAGTCGAATCGTCCCGTCAGCATCACTTCCGGTCAGTGGAGTAGATGAGATACTGGTAATGACATAAGAATCATCAATAGAACGTTTAGCGATAGTCCCCACTCTCACTTGCTGTGTATCACTCTGTAAATACAGGGTCATTCTAGGCTGAAGTTCTTTAGCTGAAGACAATTCAAGCCATCGCCAGAGGTCCTCTTCATTGATCACTGATTCATAGTTCAAGTCACGAGAAATCAGTATTGATTGATCTTGCATAGTCAGGAAAGTGGTTACAGAGAATCCTTCAGATGGCAATGCACGGGCTACTTCCTGATCCAGCAGCCCTAAAATCAGGTCCATCGCATCTGAATCGTCAATTCGTAACGGGATTGAATCACGCCAACCGGATAGATTTTGATCAAGATATTCCTGTCGCCCCTGCCCATTCTCTTCGACTGCCTTCGAACTCCGTCTCAGGTTTGCTACACAATCAACAATACGACAGGTTAATGTCTGAACACCGCTATTGTTCAGAGTCTTGGGCAGCAAAAATGCGTACTCCTCAAACACACCGTTGATAGGCTCCTGCGGATAGCGCTCGTGATGTTGTAACATCTTTTTCAGAAATCGTCTCAAAGGAGCGACATGGTTTCGTAATGTCTTCAGCGGCAACCCCCCTTGACATGCCAGGGTTACGAGATATTGCGTAGCAATCTCGGTTTCGACAAGAGGCACTTTCCACCAATTGAGCCCTGCCGCAGTTGTATGACGCACACTATTGTTTCGAAATGATTTTTTTGTTGAACCTTTGAGACCAAGGCCATCATCTAGAATAATATCCCAGCTCCATGGCCCCTGATCGTGATTCCGACGAAACCACTCTGCCCCAAACAGACAGAAGGCAGCCTGTTGCTCCTTTTTTCTTAACTCTGGATTAACCTGCAATGCGTCTTTTAACGCTGCCTGCAGCATTAAAAGCTCCTCTTGAGTCACTTTATAAGCGTACAATGGATGCTTATCTACAGGATCGAGGCCAGACCGCTCTATTATATGGTCTAGAATATTCTGAATTTGGCTCGCCAAGATGCTTTCCTCTGTTGCAAAGAAGATTTCACTTAATAACGCTGACTGATCAGAAAACCTGGAAGAAGCTTCGCAAGTATTAAATTTCTGTTGCATGCTGAATATCAAAAGCAAGAAGCATGCCAAGAATCATCTCACTCTGATTTGGCCCTGCTTTCATTCGCTGTTTTTTGTGATACC is from Gimesia maris and encodes:
- a CDS encoding STY4851/ECs_5259 family protein, whose translation is MQQKFNTCEASSRFSDQSALLSEIFFATEESILASQIQNILDHIIERSGLDPVDKHPLYAYKVTQEELLMLQAALKDALQVNPELRKKEQQAAFCLFGAEWFRRNHDQGPWSWDIILDDGLGLKGSTKKSFRNNSVRHTTAAGLNWWKVPLVETEIATQYLVTLACQGGLPLKTLRNHVAPLRRFLKKMLQHHERYPQEPINGVFEEYAFLLPKTLNNSGVQTLTCRIVDCVANLRRSSKAVEENGQGRQEYLDQNLSGWRDSIPLRIDDSDAMDLILGLLDQEVARALPSEGFSVTTFLTMQDQSILISRDLNYESVINEEDLWRWLELSSAKELQPRMTLYLQSDTQQVRVGTIAKRSIDDSYVITSISSTPLTGSDADGTIRLVVTAGNRQVSSIVVPGGEALPESPWVFSDADPAELIGVGSVKTRYSTVLVAIPPGVTWVGSPEMEVLIDSNSDDNRIVMRLSGELCLCQDGNDVRICSRAEEEATSIFKLRGRGGTLGPNGSSFWYGIPEIIEYPVNSSGTVSDVPQHMIEWKGTGNTWQNLSSNCVGDVSLRAVRNHETIFQTRLTLLPDGFSYRIRPRRNNKGTIELKNLGMAAVFPGEISGVETQVESQKSVTQLHVTLCSGSDRPVTIPISIHFHNGVRSYLQATCPTDGIYIVNAAGLAISKNLPIPMDQLDGLFLRILTPKSQDLILIERSRHRFLGKPTEFRNTGTQEFALSSVQEIIQGILAQSDDPDGSVEIRLERPPSSIDLFSFKVARYPGWLEKEPNDYSETGTQPDCTEVFVSEQTLQDLRISGEDIRIDVSPLGQPDAVIETAAVQRIGEAKWKLSHEMLGTGIYLVVAWINEFRCLRPLRVSVNLNLIDPIRVEDAEPSDQFDTALNTLSHDVRRFEWEAFVNRIACDSGHPGWARIDSLIKSNQRLPLTTYEAISSLIRNSDATAMLAIRMHRLSWLWQRLEELPFLWATVPVRSWVTALRCHVELLLQQLDSLEADMSSQIIESKIEGFSQDLALRWGGGVCINSCLHISGFKIPPQNINIKDLMVNEQDSLLERLQQERSRLIADHDLYDTRTVWPQVDLRIPERVRGVISDIEISDGHSNQWEVLNAPAIAAAYSVHDFPLPPLIIMKLKELRSVDPVWFDRANVIAMQILAGRRLTQNHRCFVMEEKVEV